DNA sequence from the Ovis canadensis isolate MfBH-ARS-UI-01 breed Bighorn chromosome 2, ARS-UI_OviCan_v2, whole genome shotgun sequence genome:
GAGGGTCAGTGTAGCCCGCTGAGCACTGTGGTCCCTAGGGGACAGCTCACCCAGGCCCCTCCTGGTTCAGAAGTGGAGGGGTCCAGGTGACGCAAGGCCAGGGTACAATTTGAGATCAGTGTCCCAATATTGAGACACTGGCTGTCTACACACCTGCACACCAGGGCTAAGCCATCAATGGACTTCCCTCTGTGGAGGGTCGGGGGGCACCAGTGTGACTGCGTGTCTGTGGGCATGTCTCTTTGCTCCTCTGaacctcatctgcaaagtgggcaTAATATTGACCTCCCTGAGCCTTCAAGAGAATTGAAAGGGGTTGTGTCCAAGAAGAGGGGCCCTTTTCTCCCCAGCCACCCCAAATGACCAGAGAAAGTTTCTCTGACCCACAAACATTGTCTTTGGGGTCTGACGCCCACGGGCAAAGGGGGAGCAGCTATTCAGTGGATGACCGCTTTGTGCCAGGGGCTGAGGACGTGGACTCTAACCTTCAAAACAACACTGGGAGTATTACTCCCCACttttttacagatggggaaacagagttttattttgttttgttttgctttttacctcCTGTTGCCTGAAATGGGCCCCAGGGGTAGAAATTAGGAGGGGCCCAGTGGTGGGGGAGATGGGCCAGTTGAGGGCCAGTTGAGGTCCAGTGGTGGGCAGGCACTGAGCTGGGCACAGGGATGAGCAAGACAAGCCGAGTCCTGCCCCTTAGAGCTCACGGCCACAGAGGACACAGACAGGAAATAGACTCAGTTCCCAAACACTGATTCCAATTCATCCATGTGGAGTGCTGCTGCAGGgagtcttctgtgtgtgtgtaggtggtgggggtggggagagggaacagAAGGGTAGAGCTTGGTCTGGGCTGGGCTAGGGCCCAGGGGAAGCCCAGCGAAGGTCTGAAGGATGAGTAGCAGGCAAGGGGACAACCAGGGGCGTGGGAGCTCCCAACAGAGGGCAAGGCACGTGCCAAACTCCGAAAGCCAGAACGCAGAGGATCTGGGGATGGAAACAAGCTCAGCTACCCAGGAGGCAGGCGTGAGAGGGGCAGGGCTGGTTTGTGGAAGGAAGAGGGATCTAAACTcaactcccgtattcttgcctggaaaatcccatggacagagtagcctggcgggctacagtccatagggttgcaaagagtcggacacaaccgaagcgactcagcacgcaGCACACAAACTACACTTGGAAAAAAACTGGGGAGCCCCCTGAGGGCTTGAAGCAGGGAGTGAGTGAGGAGTTCAGATTCACCCACCTCTGAGACCTGGATTCATCTCATCCTGAGTAGAAAGGTGCTTGGTGCCCACCTGCGGAGGAGCAAGGCCTGGCCTGCAGCAGGACAGGGGCACTGGGGCACTAATTCAAGATCCCTGGACCAGGGTCCACAGGGGCTTGATGGATTAGACAGAACTGGGAGAGGAAGGCGCCCCAGTTGACCCCTGAAGTATCTGCCCTTAGGCTGGGTGATGGGTCCATTCACAAAGTGAGAAGACGGGAAAGAGCAGGAACCGACTGCTCCCCGCGTTCCAGGCAGATGGCTGGCTGCTGGAAGCGGGGTTCCTCCTGGGGCTTAGGATGGAAGAAGCCCCAGCACTGAGGAGGGCAGAGTCCTGAGGAGGGCAGAAGGCGGGAGGAACAGGTGGTAAACGGCGGGGCAGGCGGGGCAGGCGGGGCAGCGGGACGAGGCCCTGGAGACCCCGGGTTGGCCTCCGAAGTTGGTGACCCAATGAGCCAAGAGGGGCGACGGGGTCGGATGGGCCTTGGGGAAACGCTGAGAGGGCGGAGGTGGGGTCCGTGTGTGAGGAGCGGACCGAGGGCGAGACGAAAGGTCCTCCTGCGGAGCAAGAAGCGGGAGGAGGCAAGAAGAAGGCTGCGGCCCCGGCGGAGCGCCGGCCACAGCCCAGACGCGAGCTCTGGCCGCAGCAGCCTCGCGGCCCAAGCGGGCGGCAGGAAGGCGGTCTCGGACCCGCAGGGATGTGGCTCCGGGAAGCCTCGCCCCCTTGCGGCCTCCTCGGGACCCAGGCCTCGGCGCGGTCGGCCCACCGGgggaggccccgcccccggcaGTGGCCTCGGACTCTCCCGAGGATGCTCGGTCGCCGGTGGCGGGGCGAGGCGGCTTCCGGGGCGCCTACGCCACCCCTGGTCTCCTCGGCCGAGCTAGAGGACGGGAGCCTGGGTTCGAGGCCCAGTTGTGCAGTGTGGCTCCGGGACCCCGTCAACTTGGGGGCCCCGAGTTCCCCCGCCTGGCCCCCCGGCGCACAGCCGGGTCTCATTACTGCCCATCCCCCTTCACGAGCGCCCCGCGGGCCGGGGGGTCTCGGCGACCCGGGGGAGGGGCGGGTTATAATCAATCCCAGGCCGGAAATTCCTCCCGAGGGGCCCTAGCTGGGCTGCGGGAGTGGGGTTGGGGGGCGGCCGGCGCGGAGGCTGGCAATTTGCCCGtacctccccgccccctcctcctccgccCCCCGCATCATGGAAACTGGGCCGCCGGCCGACCCCCTGGCTCCGCGCCACATTCTTGCCTCTGGGGGCGGGCGGGACACGAAGGCCGGGCAGCCCCCTGTGGGCCGGTCCGCGCGGGGCGCCGCGGATTTCCGAACCCGCCTCCTGATTTGAGACGAGCACCGTCTCCCCACTCCCGCTAGGCAGCATCTTCTTCGGGAAGGCTAGGGAGGCCGGCGACGCTGCATCCGATTCCCTCGGCTCTGAGAATCCGGTTCTTCTCTATTTACCCTCCCCGCCAACGTGattggagcagggcatggccaccgactccagtatcctgcctggagaatctcaaggatagagaagcctggcgggctagagtccatgggggtcccaaagagtcagacacgacttagcaactaaacagcaaagtgattcctctTCCGAGCGCTCGGAGGCGTACCCCGGGCTGTGCCCCTCTAGTGTGCCCCGCCCTTGACGCCGGATTTTCGCCCCTCGGCATCTTGTGAAGCAGAGACCATcacacccattttacaggtgaagactGTGAGGTTCAGATGCAGGAAGGTTCAGATAGTACGGTCGGGCGGAGCGGGAACTCTGGCCGCCTCCTCGGGAAGCGCCTCGAACGGCGCTTGGCACCTGTGGGCTCTCAGTTGCCCGAGGGTCCTCTCCGGGGCGCCTGGAAGGGACGGATTGTGCGAGGCGGGGGAGGGCGTGCGGCTTCAATCCTGGGTCTGCTCGCTCCGGCTGCGGGGCGAGGCAGGGGTTTCAGTCTTCCCACGTGGGGAGGGCACCCTCCCAGGCCTTCTGAAAGACGTCAGCCGGGGACTTGGGGCCCTCGGATCCTCCGAGTCACCGAGCGCGCACACAGCTCTTACCTTCGAGCCTCAGCCTTGAGACTCGCTGCCTCCTTCCAGCCTTGGGGCCGGGCAGGACACTGGCTGGACACCGGCCGAACTGGCCCGGGGGCTCccggtgggcggggcgggggcggggccggaccGGGGCGGGACCGGGCCAGGGGGCGGGACCGGGCGCCAAGAGTCCACGGAGACCGCGGCAGGGCTGCAGCCCAGGCGTGCGGACTCGGACCCGGACCCACTCCGGCGCTGAGCGCCAGGTGAGCGAAACTAGGGGCCTGGTGGGGCTCACCTCTCCACTTTCCCCAACTTTTTGTTTGGTCGCTCCCTCCAGAAAGGccctggggatggggaggagccGGAGcggggttcccttttttcccgCGGCAGGAGTGTGGACGCGCGCAGAGGCGGGACCCCGGGCGTGTTAGGAATCCGGCCCCCAGCAACTTCCTGCGACCAGGGATCCTCGGACTGTGGCTCCAAGTTGCTGCCTCTCCCGGGGTCCCCAGCGTCGACTCACACCCTCCAAAATCTCAGTGTCTGAGCTTGTCCCCATCCCTCTCTCGGCAGGCCTCCGTTTCCTTCCCTACCCGCCAGGACCCGCGGGTGGCTCGAGAGTTGGGACGGGGGCGCCAGCtctgggctggggcgggggtggtcaTTTCTCCAGTTTGGGGCTGGGGAAAGAGCTCCATACTCAGAGACCAGGCAGGGAACgggcctcccctcctcccaggacGCTCCCAGGGCTGTGCCGAGAAGTGCCCGGGGTTAGGTCTTGTGTGGACCCCGCGTCCTGCGTGGCGTGCGCTGCGTGACCCCAGCAGACCCAGCCACCTCTCCGGGCCGTAGTTTCCCTCTGTGAACCCCAGGCCTTGGACGCGGAAGACGCCGGGCTCCATGCTAGGGCCTGGGCCTTCAGCGCTCCTGTCGGAGGCAGGGATGGGATGTCCTGCTTTGAGCTTTGGGGTGcggatggggagagagaagggtaACAAGCCCTCCTTCCTGGCGCCTCGGCTACGGGTTCCAGAGATGCAGCTGTTGGGAAACCAGACTGGGGCAGTCAGGACGCACCACTGGACAGCAAGGTCCTAACCCTCCTCTCCTGCGGGACCCGGAGCGCCTGGGCTGGGGCACCGTTTCCTCCCACACCCAGCCTTTCGTGGGGGCTACATCACACGTATCCCGGCTACTCCCGCCTGGCCCGGATTCAGTCCCTCAGGCCGCAGGCCGGGCCGCACCAGCAGCTGGGAAGGGCTTACACCGGGCGGCCCAGACCCTGGGGTGCAAGGGCGGTGCTGCTCTGGCCGGGACGCGGCCACTAAGGCCTCGGGCTGAGGAGGCCGGAAAGGAGGCCAGGCGGCGGGAAAGAGGGATGATTCATCCGGAGGAGCCCGAATTGGAAACGCTGCAGCCTGGGGAACAGTGTTGCCTGGGCCTACAGGAGAGCCAGGAGAGGAGCTCACCGGCAAGGCCCGGAGCCTGGCACCCACggccccctgcctcctgcccGGACCGTGGATGGGCggctggaggaggggaagggggctcTTCGCGGAGTTTCAAAAAATCCTGTGCAAAGTCTGCCGCTGGTTTTGGTCTGAGCGGTCTTCTCGGAGTCTAGCTCAAGTCTGTCTTGCTGCAGCTTCAGTGCTGACTGAGGAGGTCTGGAAGAGGGGGCGGGCAGGAAGAGGCTGGAGTCCgtgacaaccccccccccccacttcctcCGCTGCGGTACGTGTAGCGCAGTAGGGGGAAGGGGATCCGCCAGCGACCCCGGCGGACCCGGGCGGCCAAGTGCCCCCTCCCTCCTTTACTATATGGTGCAGCCACGTGCGGGGGTGAGCTCGATCGCGGGCGGGACTTACCCTGCAGACGCCGCTGCCGGGGTCCCCACGCCTCCCCGAGCCCGGGACCCGCAAGCTGGCCAAGAGGGCGCCGGCGGCCGGAGCCCCGCAGCCGAGGATGCGTCAAGGAGCTGCCCGCGACCCCCTCCCTCGTCTCCGCCCGCGGGCCCGGCCAACTCCGGCTTCTGCCGCGCGTCCCTGGCTCGGAGCTCCGCTGCGGAAAACCCGAGCGGGGGCGGCTCCCCGCCTCGCAGCCCGGGAAAATCCGTGGGTGGCCGCCAGGGATCTCCAAGCGTCCTGGGCGAGGCGGCCCCATCTTCCCTCCCGGATTGGGGCCCCCGACCTGGCGATCCGACCGTAGGCCCGTCGGTTCAGTCCCTGCCTCCCCACTTCTCTCCGCAGAGCGCCCAGACGGCGGCGAGATGACGGCCGGGAGCCCTGGAGACCGCGGGGAGGTGCGGAGGAGCCCCGAGGGCCGCGTCTCGCGCCTGGGCCGCCGCCTGGGCCGCCGCCGGCGCGCGCGCTCCCCTCCTGAACCCCTGCGGGTGCGGGCGCGGCTGCGGCTGCGCTCGCCGTCGGGGGCGTTCGCGGCGCTGGGGGCGCTCGTGGTCCTGGTGGGCATGGGCATCGCGGTGGCCGGCTACTGGCCCCACCGCGCCGGAGTCCCGGGACCCCGGGCTGCGAACGCCAGCGCGCCTCCCCTGAGCGAGCTGCGGCGCGAGGGTCGCGGCGCCGGCCGAGCTCACGGCCCGCACGAGCGGCTGAGACTCCTTGGGCCGGTGGTCATGGGCGTCGGCCTGTTCGTGTTCATCTGCGCCAACACGCTGCTCTACGAGAACCGCGACCTGGAGACGCGACGGCTTCGCCAGGGGGTGCTGCGGGCTCAGGCGCTGCGGCCCCCGGACGGCCCAGGGTGGGACTGCGCGCTCCTCCCCAGCCCCGGCCCCAGGACTCCCCGAGCCGCAGGCTGCGTGGAACCGGAAAGCTGGGACCTGTCCCCGCGTCGGGGTACCTCACCCGTCCCGTCAGTGCGGAGTCTGCGTTCAGAGCCAGCTAATCCTCGCTTGGGGTTACCTGCCCTGCTTAACAGCTACCCGCTGAAGGGCTCAGGGCTGCATCCACCTTGGGGTCCGCGGCCCCAGGCCGGTCATGTGATCATCACCGTGCAGCCCTCCGGCTCCTGCATCGAACATTCCAAGTCTTTGGATCTGGGCCTCGGAGAGCTCCTGCTGGGGGCCCCAGCGGCTCGGGACTGCGCTCACCGAAGCTGGCCACGGCTGGACCGCCTCAGTCTGGGGGGTTATGCCAAGTTGGGAGCAGGTGGGGACTTGGGGGCCCGGGTCTGAGGAGGAGGGGCACAGCCTGCTGTGAGGCTGCAGCGTGGACCGTGGCACAGCCCTAGGAGTCCTGATGTCTAGCAGAGGTTTCAGTCACATCCCAGCGCGGGGGATGGATGCTCCAGCCCCAACAGCTGCCAAGGCCTCCTGACTTGCATGTCGGCAAAGAAATGCCAACTGCACAAGGGCTCAAAAAGCTAGAGAGGATGTGTTTTAATGTGGACTCTGGAGACCATCATGACTCAGCCTCAGGAATTCCTTCAGCCTCCAAAAGTGGCCTTAGCCCTGGACAGATACCTGATAGGGCTGGAGGTCCAGGGATGCATCTGGTGGGTGTCTTGGCAGACCCCAAGTGGTGGGTGAGGATCCTCAGACCTGGAAGGTAGGTTGTGGTGTTACAGGCTGGGACAGGCTCCCTCCAAGGTGGCACTGGTGCTGGGGTTTGGGCCTCTGGGAAGATGGGCAACGCTGCAGAGTTGAGACCTTCCACTGCCATCTGGGACTGAGCCTTTAACTCCCACCACCTAAACCTCTTTCTCCCTCAGCCGTGCTGGGTACTACTGCCAATGCTTCTGTACTAGGGTCTGGCCCCTCCCCAAACAGGTCTGAGAAGCCCCCTTCCCTCCTTTGTCCTGTGGCCCATGCTGTGAAATCTTCCTCCAGGTGGCAAAAAGCATTTGCCAGTTCTCAGAAATCCTTTTATATGCTGAAGCACCCTTTTGGTCAGTGTGGACAGCCTTAGAAAATGGCTTGGATTTGGGTTTCCCTGACCCATGTAGGGGAAGAGAACTTTAAAAGTTGATCAATCTTCACagagtcaggtttttttttttttttcagtttattgaaaAATGCAATACAAGAAGCAAGACCAAACAGTATCTAAACACTACTACCACTTCTCTTACTACAACAGGCCAAGATGGCAGACCTAAATATTGCCTATTTAATCTAAAGTTGTTGTCAATTTGATTCGGCTGCCATAGCTTCCTATTTTGTCGAGAAATGAAAACAGCTACTTGATatgattcataattttttttttttaatttacaaagctCCTTCATTTTTGTcaccaaaataaaacatttgagaTTTGTAAAATCAGCCAGCCCGGGGACTGAGATACTGGGCAGGTATTTCCCATGAGCATTCCTTGGTGTTGGTCAGGCCGTAGCTCTGGCTCCATTTCCAAAGGTGGATTGCTGCCTCGCCACCCTTAGCTGCCCTGAAGAACACACGGCGGGGGCTGGAGGTGGGCAAAGACTCCCTGACAGGTCCCTGCAGCCAGGCTCTGTGGGCCCTCCGCTGATAAATTCAGGTCCTGCTTTGCGGGTGGGTGGGTGACAGAGACCTCACGTGGCTTGGAGGAAATCTTTATTACTCAAGTGGAATAAAAATCAAATTGCAGCGAGAGTTGGTACTGTGGTGTGTCTGAGTCACTTTAGGAAAATGGCCGCCAAGTTGTTGACCCTGGAAATGAACTCTTCTCCCCTCTTCACCGTTTCCACCTGGACAGTCTGTTTTTCTTctcacgcacgcacgcacacaattgcaagaaggaaaataaaaaattcaaacaactGTCAAACCCCAAGTTCGGTAACCAGAGAgggaggaaggtgaaagaggctCAGAAGGACACCCCTCACGCTGGCTTGTCCATATCATGGCTTCGCAGTGCCGGCAGGGCATTGGAGATCTTCTGGTCCAGTTTATAGTCAGGGAAGCAGGGAGAAGTGGAGTGAGCTGGTAACAGACCGAGGGGAAGTTCAGGCCCCCGATGAGTGGCCCAGGACTGAGAAAGCAGCCACTCTGAGCGGGTATCATGGGATATAGGGGCATCAGATTCCTGACACACGTGCCCTGGCCTCTTCCTTTGCCCATCTCCATTCCACAGGTGTCAGCTCTGGGCTCCTGCAGCTCTTCCAAGCAGCAGAGCTGGCCACCGGCAAGCAAGCTCATCTGGCACACCTGCTTGATATGGGCTGGGTTTCCAACCTCGCCACCACTCCGGGCCACAAAGCCCTTGGCTTGGGCACTGCCCGGAAAGCCCCGTCGCTCCAGACCTATGCTCCCAGGCTGGAAGTCTGTTCCTGAGACAGGGCGCTCTCCTTCCCTCACGGCCAGTGACACATCCTACCTGAGCTCCTCCCTGTCCCTGCCCAGAGAGAGAACTACCTATGGGTTAGTAACAGTCTCAAGGAAGGACTCAGAGAAAAACGCACACATGTGAGATCAGTTCAAACCAACCGCGTCTGTCGAGACAAAGTTCAGCCAGTGCACTCCAGGCATGTGCTGCTGGGTCCCACTGTGGGGAGCCGAGGCTTGTTGCCGCCTCTGCTCCCCGCCCTGGAGCCCCCAGTGACAGGTGGGTGTGACCCACTGTCCACCTCAGGGAGCTGACCTTCTGTCCTAGACTTAGGATTCTAAGACCATGTAGGCAGATCTGTCTGTGGGAATCGAGCTGGAAGATTAGAGAAGGCCTACTGAATAAAAATGACCCCCCCCAAATCTTTACCAGGAATAGTGGAACTGGGGACATCAGTTccttattttcaaaaacaaacaaaaagaaaccttAAACCCACCACAAAAATCAAGTCACAAAACCGGACAGACCTCAGATGGCAGGTGGGAATGAGCAGAGCTGGTGTTTGTGCCCCTTTGTCAAGGGGGGTTTTGTGGGGAGGAAGGCCCGTGAAAGCCATTCCCCTGCTCCAGAAAGGATAATCTGAAAGCAGGTGCCGTTGGTGAGGAGTAAGGTCATGGACCACAATCGCCTGCTGGGTTACACTCCTTGTCACCCAAGGATTAGAGAGAGAGGCCCAGGGATGGTCTCCTGGAAATACGTCCGAGCAGATCCGGCTGAGGCAAACCCCACCATGCCCCCATGTCAAGTGCACGTTCCCAGAACTAgaaaaccttgaaaaaaaaaatctcatcagcTTGCTTTGTCCACATCACCAGTAAAAATGTGCCGTCAGTGCTTCTGGCCCAAAGTGCCTATTTTTCCGTGAGTTCTGGTCTCCTGAGATGGGAGGTGGCAGGGGAGCGCTTAGCTGAGCCACTGCTTCTGATGAGgtaagaggggagggagggtgggaaggtGAAGGCCACGGATATGGTCAAACATTCACAGCATCAGATATGTCTGAAGCAACGTCTTATGTCTTTGATCTAAAGAGGCTCCAAAGAGAAAGagcaggggagaggaagggaaacagCGCTGCATTCTGAGCAGAGTCTCCGCCTCAGCAAagggacggggggggggggggggggggggggggcggacaCTCGCTTAGGGCCTGCGCCTTAGGGCAGCTGCCCTGCCTGACATTCTGGTAAGGGGACATCACTGGCTCTGAGGAAGGGCTGGTTCATGAAGCTTCTGCAGTCGTTTACAGACTATAGACTAGGGGAGGATCGGGGAGGCCCCAGTAAGCTGGCTCTGTCCCCCCAACAGCTGACAGTGTCACTGGAGGATTTCCAGAGTGCTATGGACCTGTCAGTCTAAGTGGGGAGAGGCTGGTCTGAAGGGGTTCCAAACcaccccatttaaaaaaaaaaaaagctctttaaaAACAGTCCATAGAGTGAAAAGTTGCACAATTTCTTGTATCACAATATAGAAAAAGGTATTCAAAAGGATCAGTGATGTCTAGAAGACTTTCTTGGTATAAACTccagatagaaaaagaaattgattttCTGGTGGTTTAGAATCAATCATCTTAAAAGTGAAGTCTAACTATTGCTGGTTAGCTTCTTTATCATTCCGCTGGTTTTTCTCTGGGATGGCAgacgggcagggggtggggggttgaggggagagggtgggagaattcctagaggaaagaaagaagcaaagtttaaaaatcttGCAAAGGAGACTTCCTCATCCCCCTGCCAAGTTCTTGAGGCCACAGGTGACAATCAAGGCCTGAGTGGGTTTTACAGGGCCCTGTCCTACCTGGTGGCTTCTTCAAATTATTTGTAAACTACTTTTAGGCATGGATTTATCTGGAACCCTGGCTCCCCAAAAGTCAGCTACCCTGCTTCCAACTCTCTAGTCTGGCCCCAGGGCTTCAGCCATCTCTCTCCTACCCCCGAAAAAGCCTCATTTCAGGACAACTAGTCCTGCTTTTCTTGGTTTTGTTCTCTTCCTCTGACCTCCCAGGACTAGACTCAGAGAGCCCTGTGACAGCAGAGAACACAGTAGCAGGGAGAAAGGGAGGTGGGGAAGCAAGAGGGTGAGGGATGATTCAAGAGGTGGGTGGGGTTTACATCCACGCATGGAGAATCTCTTCCAACCCATCACTGACGGGACTGCTGGGGCAGGAGGACACCTAGCAGCTTTAGTTGGGCGCCAGGGACTTAACAACCTCCCACACCCTCCTCCTCGGCCTTCCTCCGCCTTCAGTTGATCAAGTGCCGGTGTGGACCCCTCTGGAGGGATAGGTCTGCCCCCCAAGAACAGCCCCTACCTGAGATCACTCCTCAGAGATTTCGGTTTCCTGATGGACGACCACCTTGGTCACTGACATGTCTGGGTGCTGCTCCTTTGCCTCCTTGATGGCCTGTACCAGGACCTGAGGAAGACAGAAACGATGCCCATCAGACAGAAAGCAGCCTGGCTAGTGACGAAGGAAAGGGTCACGGGACCCCACTTCTCTGGCAAGTTCAACCTTGCTGTCTGTGGAACCAGGGCTGCGGGTAGGCTGAGCCACACTGACGATGGCTGAACCAATCCCGTGCTGCTTAGGGAGGGTGCTGGACTAAAACACCGACATGGGGAA
Encoded proteins:
- the TMEM200B gene encoding transmembrane protein 200B, encoding MTAGSPGDRGEVRRSPEGRVSRLGRRLGRRRRARSPPEPLRVRARLRLRSPSGAFAALGALVVLVGMGIAVAGYWPHRAGVPGPRAANASAPPLSELRREGRGAGRAHGPHERLRLLGPVVMGVGLFVFICANTLLYENRDLETRRLRQGVLRAQALRPPDGPGWDCALLPSPGPRTPRAAGCVEPESWDLSPRRGTSPVPSVRSLRSEPANPRLGLPALLNSYPLKGSGLHPPWGPRPQAGHVIITVQPSGSCIEHSKSLDLGLGELLLGAPAARDCAHRSWPRLDRLSLGGYAKLGAGGDLGARV